The sequence below is a genomic window from Wyeomyia smithii strain HCP4-BCI-WySm-NY-G18 chromosome 1, ASM2978416v1, whole genome shotgun sequence.
aaaaattttttctttgcGCAAATGTATGCTGTACGATCTAACCCATCGGTTCCCACAGGTCGCATAGTATGCATTTCATAGGAAACTTTCTCTACTTTTCGAATATTAAGGTCCCATTTTGCCCCTTTCTGCCCCgttgaacaaaaattttaattgaaaataaaatagtttgaatgaaggcgcatggtgatttgtgaaAGTTACGTTGTTTTACCGAAGTAGTTAGTAGTTTCATTCAATTGTTCTAGAAGAACATCATCGGCTTACGTTCACATGTGAAAACAAGGTAAAAGAACACATATAATTAtattaaatttacatgaaaattcaTTGCATTAGGTTTTAACATTTTACTCGTCATCGTCAGTATCATCATGACTGAAAATTATAAATCTTCCACCTCTTATGTGAAAGTGCTTTTCGATTTGTTGTTGTGTCTAATGCTCGAAACTACCGGATCTGACGCAATTAGCAGCTCACGAAACATGTCACCGATAGTTCTCTCACGTGATCCTTTCCAGGCCTTTATTTTCTCGTGTTTTCCGGATTGCTTTATTCATGCTTTCTTGGGCTCCTGCCGAAAGTTTGCCAACGGGGCTCGAAGATTAAACGATTAATTCACATCCTTGAATTAGTCATTTGTGTACTGTTGtgaccttccagttggtctcgaggtacgatgctggcctaacaagtcagtcgtcgtaggttcaagtctcggctcgggagatactgttagtgtcagtaggatcgtagcgctagccccgctattgtcctgtacatcaaacagttggctgcgaagtctgtgtataataaacagagggtcaagttccgaatcggaatgtagaaccaaggctttgctttgtgcTGTTGTTGAACAACCATACAATTTTACGTAATAATGATGATGAACGATGTAATAATGAACGGTAGCGTTGGACTTAAATTTTGATGCATCAATTCTTTCGCCACTCGAAATCGTTGCTAGCAGCGTCTGAAATCGCTGGATTAAATTTAAATCAACTCCTGTTATCTCCAAAGAAAATTCTGCATTGGAAAAAACGTCTTGCTGGAACACCGTTATTGCTATTGCCGAAGCCAGCGTGCGGTTTATCGACATGTAGACCAAgtttgacaaaaaattctttttgaaTTCGCTGTTTGTTGCTGTTGAGCTGATCGATGTTAtctgttttcaaaaattgagaataggaaaTATTTCCGTTTAATTCTACTCcgaaaatttattatgaaatttaagttcaattttcagtattaaatttaaattcattATGGAATCTGCCCTCTGAAATAACTGCAAATATCGACAAATCAATAAaagtctgcacacggactctaaaaatctgcattTTCAGATAAATTTGCATATCTGATATCCTCGATTACTATAATACGATGGTGACACGTCACAAATTATGCACTAACGTATATAACTGTATTTTTACTAGTatgaaaacacataaaactggcATACCCCCTTTTGACCATGTTAAACGACAAATTTTTACTTAGACTCaagttttttaaatctattaaaATGGGACCATTTTGCACATTTCAACATATAAAATATTGTATAGTTCGTTTCGAATGCACATTTCTCTTAAAATAGTATAGCGTGAAAAAAGACAGAATAGTTAATTAATggcagtggatttttttttaaagacagcTTATTACAATTACATAATAATATAATTTCACACAACATACATCTTATATGAATGAATATTTCTTTGTTTTCTACTCACGTATTTCAGTTTAAcgtatttaacatttgtttcctAAATTAATGCGATGTATTACTTGAGGCAAAAATGATATCTATTTCAATACTACATGATCGCAGTTTTCCAACATTCACATTTTGACAGGTTGTACTGGTTTCCTATATTCGCTTCGCCAGAAACTGACTATACTGACACCGtacttatttaaattatatttataattaaaatcgatcaaagtaattccaatggcaaaattttattcaatgattgttcttcaggatactattctattttgtctccgaatagccctacatgcttttcttctgtaaaaaacccatcaacaattgatttggtgctaacagatcaaagtcatgtatgtagtgaattgatcacacatgctgactctgattctgaccatcttccaataactttttctatatcacatgaatcagatTTAAACTCTAactatattgagagaaatttcaataatgagcttgatttgcaaaacgaggTGAATATTGATTTCgatttggaagcattaaaatgtgcaattgttgatgccaggaattattctgttccaaaggctcaagtgaaatttgattcaccaataattgacgaaaatcttcaacttctaattcgtttgaaaaatgtccgcaagcgtcaatatcaacgttctcgtgaccctgtttttaaaaccattcataaagatttacagaaagagattaaacaaagatttactcttctgagaaatcaaaattttgagactaaagttgaaaaattgaaaccatattcaaaacctttttggaagctgtcgaagattctgaGGAAACCTACAAAGCCTAtaacagtttta
It includes:
- the LOC129718725 gene encoding uncharacterized protein LOC129718725; this encodes MLCGSLSITSISSTATNSEFKKNFLSNLVYMSINRTLASAIAITVFQQDVFSNAEFSLEITGVDLNLIQRFQTLLATISSGERIDASKFKSNATVHYYIVHHHYYVKLYGCSTTAQSKALVLHSDSELDPLFIIHRLRSQLFDVQDNSGASATILLTLTVSPEPRLEPTTTDLLGQHRTSRPTGRSQQYTND